In Candidatus Dependentiae bacterium, the following proteins share a genomic window:
- the tilS gene encoding tRNA lysidine(34) synthetase TilS yields MNEPLLQRINSYITTNCLLTPNSKIVVGLSGGPDSVFLLHYLADLQKSGAITSLVAAHLDHEWRAESHKDAEFCHELARSLGINLISRKLSELNLSLKFNGSHEEIGRKARRTFFQKLLQETGSNHIALAHHLQDQQETFFIRLLRGATLTGLTAMQAKDDVYIRPLLQTSKPDILAYLDAHNILYLTDPTNTSDAFLRNRIRMSVLPTLQNCDNRFDKNFMATLQRLQDTESFLDELTTTTFQDLAEQNNGSWHINVTKLLTLHPIMRYRALLHWLCHEKVPFGPTQNFFDELLRFLDGNDSKTHRAHHAWSLIKKKQTAWIVKI; encoded by the coding sequence ATGAATGAACCATTACTCCAACGAATTAATTCCTATATTACAACCAATTGCCTGCTTACACCGAACTCAAAAATAGTGGTAGGACTTTCTGGCGGGCCCGATTCGGTTTTTCTCCTCCATTATTTGGCGGACTTACAAAAATCCGGTGCTATTACATCTCTTGTTGCCGCACATCTTGACCACGAATGGCGCGCCGAGTCGCACAAAGATGCAGAATTTTGCCACGAGCTTGCAAGAAGTCTTGGCATTAACCTTATAAGTCGCAAACTTTCAGAACTAAATCTATCGTTAAAATTTAATGGATCCCACGAAGAGATTGGCCGCAAGGCACGTCGAACTTTTTTTCAAAAGTTGCTGCAAGAAACTGGAAGCAACCACATCGCCCTGGCACACCATCTTCAGGACCAACAAGAAACCTTTTTTATTCGCTTACTTCGTGGCGCGACCTTAACCGGGCTGACCGCCATGCAAGCCAAAGATGATGTGTATATTCGCCCATTATTGCAAACCAGCAAGCCAGATATTCTTGCCTATTTGGATGCACACAACATTCTCTATCTGACCGATCCTACTAACACCTCAGATGCTTTTTTACGCAACCGCATTCGAATGTCGGTACTCCCAACACTACAAAACTGCGACAATCGTTTTGATAAAAATTTTATGGCAACATTGCAACGCCTTCAAGATACCGAATCGTTTTTAGACGAGCTCACCACAACAACGTTCCAAGATCTTGCCGAGCAAAACAATGGCTCATGGCATATCAACGTCACCAAACTTCTTACTCTCCACCCCATCATGCGCTATCGCGCACTCCTTCACTGGCTCTGCCATGAAAAAGTTCCTTTTGGTCCAACACAAAACTTCTTTGATGAACTCCTCAGATTTCTCGACGGCAATGACAGCAAAACCCATCGGGCACATCATGCCTGGTCGCTCATCAAAAAGAAACAAACTGCCTGGATTGTAAAAATCTAA